A single window of Syngnathus acus chromosome 23, fSynAcu1.2, whole genome shotgun sequence DNA harbors:
- the dclre1c gene encoding protein artemis isoform X1, with protein MSSFAGRMKEYPNISLDCFDRDNLHARAYFLSHCHKDHMRGIKGPKLKRRLRSSSRVKLYCSPVSKELLLSSRKHLFWEQYIVPLELESPTQISLVDEASGESEELVVTLLPAGHCPGSVMFLFEGRRGNVLYTGDFRLALGDVARMEHLHSGGRVKDIQSVYVDSTFFDPRFYQIPSRETCVSAIVRLVGDWIARSALHVVWLNCKAAYGYEYLFTRLGQEFNTRVHVDNLLMFRRMPEILSYVTCERRTQIHACRHRKSQQYVHGNRLPCACGTGADLRVLSIKPSTMWFGERTHASDVVIKSGNDAFRACFSFHSSYCEVKDFLSYLQPVQVFPNVVPMGSTLAEVTRMLRMTCRKRPRDDLAYKPLGLLKRRRRLATLTTAPPDADPDSDDDLFDGLAAALPKKLPRTSRHHPDEHRAPRAAPQATPHTAPHATPEENSLWLVARDRSDINNFMDCTESNDDDDSEEDEQSDRDQTKWLGQRGSPCGEPPKWEDFFTVDSQNNLNGQRQARRPFSPALSGPSSEREDDDDDVADFSLSLSASDHSWQKRDASEADEPPPSSQSSSDFDVACTPDSKRPTPEQLARLYRKLADGDDLSCPD; from the exons ATGAGCTCGTTTGCCGGTCGAATGAAGGAATATCCGAACATTTCTCTGGATTGCTTCGACCGTGACAATTTGCACGCACGGGCCTACTTCTTGTCGCACTGTCACAAAG ATCACATGAGAGGGATTAAAGGTCCCAAACTGAAGCGAAGACTGCGCTCGAG CAGTCGAGTCAAACTGTACTGCTCGCCGGTGAGCAAAGAACTTCTGCTGAGCAGCCGCAAGCACCTCTTCTGGGAGCAGTACATT GTTCCCTTGGAGCTGGAGAGCCCCACTCAGATTTCGCTGGTGGACGAGGCGTCAGGAGAG AGCGAGGAGCTGGTGGTGACGCTGCTCCCTGCCGGACACTGTCCCGGATCCGTCAT GTTCCTGTTTGAAGGCCGCCGTGGAAACGTGTTGTACACGGGAGACTTCAGGCTGGCCCTGGGAGACGTCGCCAGGATGGAACATCTGCATTCGGGCGGCAGGGTGAAGGACATCCAGAGCGTGTACGTGGACTCCACCTTCTTTGACCCGCGCTTCTACCAGATTCCTTCCCGG GAGACGTGCGTGAGCGCTATCGTGCGTCTGGTGGGCGACTGGATCGCCCGCAGCGCCCTGCACGTGGTTTGGCTAAACTGCAAGGCGGCCTACGGCTACGAGTACTTGTTCACCAGGCTGGGCCAGGAGTTCAACACGCGG GTGCACGTGGACAACCTTCTGATGTTCCGGAGGATGCCGGAGATCCTGAGCTACGTGACCTGCGAGCGCCGGACGCAGATTCACGCCTGCCGACACCGGAAG AGTCAACAGTACGTCCACGGCAACCGGCTGCCGTGCGCCTGCGGCACTGGCGCCGACCTGCGTGTGCTCAGCATCAAGCCGTCCACCATGTGGTtcggggagaggacgcacgcCAGCGACGTGGTCATCAA GTCGGGGAACGACGCCTTCCGAGCCTGCTTCAGCTTCCACTCGTCCTACTGCGAG GTCAAAGACTTTCTGTCCTACCTGCAGCCCGTGCAGGTCTTCCCCAACGTGGTCCCCATGGGGAGCACCCTCGCCGAGGTCACACGCAT GCTCCGGATGACGTGCAGGAAGCGGCCGCGGGATGACTTGGCTTACAAACCGCTGGGCCTGCTcaaacgccgccgccgcctcgccACACTGACAACGGCGCCGCCTGATG CAGATCCAGACAGCGACGACGACCTCTTTGATGGCCTGGCGGCGGCTTTGCCGAAGAAGCTGCCACGGACGAGTCGGCATCACCCCGACG AGCACAGAGCGCCCCGGGCCGCGCCCCAGGCCACGCCCCACACCGCGCCCCACGCCACCCCCGAGGAAAACTCACTGTGGCTCGTCGCACGCGACCGCAGCGACATCAACAACTTCATGGACTGCACCGAGTccaacgacgatgacgacagCGAGGAGGACGAGCAAAGCGACCGAGACCAGACTAAATGGCTGGGTCAAAGGGGAAGCCCCTGCGGCGAGCCGCCCAAATGGGAGGACTTCTTCACCGTGGACAGCCAGAACAACCTCAACGGCCAACGGCAGGCCCGTCGCCCCTTTAGCCCCGCACTCTCCGGGCCGTCGAGCGAGCGggaagacgacgacgacgacgtcGCCgacttctctctctcgctgtcCGCCTCCGATCATTCTTGGCAGAAGCGCGACGCTTCGGAAGCGGACGAGCCGCCTCCCTCCTCGCAGTCCTCGTCCGATTTTGACGTGGCATGCACGCCCGACTCCAAAAGGCCCACGCCCGAGCAGCTGGCGCGCCTCTACAGGAAGTTGGCCGACGGAGACGACCTTTCTTGTCCTGACTGA
- the dclre1c gene encoding protein artemis isoform X4 yields MSSFAGRMKEYPNISLDCFDRDNLHARAYFLSHCHKDHMRGIKGPKLKRRLRSSSRVKLYCSPVSKELLLSSRKHLFWEQYIVPLELESPTQISLVDEASGESEELVVTLLPAGHCPGSVMFLFEGRRGNVLYTGDFRLALGDVARMEHLHSGGRVKDIQSVYVDSTFFDPRFYQIPSRETCVSAIVRLVGDWIARSALHVVWLNCKAAYGYEYLFTRLGQEFNTRVHVDNLLMFRRMPEILSYVTCERRTQIHACRHRKSQQYVHGNRLPCACGTGADLRVLSIKPSTMWFGERTHASDVVIKSGNDAFRACFSFHSSYCEVKDFLSYLQPVQVFPNVVPMGSTLAEVTRMLRMTCRKRPRDDLAYKPLGLLKRRRRLATLTTAPPDADPDSDDDLFDGLAAALPKKLPRTSRHHPDAPRAAPQATPHTAPHATPEENSLWLVARDRSDINNFMDCTESNDDDDSEEDEQSDRDQTKWLGQRGSPCGEPPKWEDFFTVDSQNNLNGQRQARRPFSPALSGPSSEREDDDDDVADFSLSLSASDHSWQKRDASEADEPPPSSQSSSDFDVACTPDSKRPTPEQLARLYRKLADGDDLSCPD; encoded by the exons ATGAGCTCGTTTGCCGGTCGAATGAAGGAATATCCGAACATTTCTCTGGATTGCTTCGACCGTGACAATTTGCACGCACGGGCCTACTTCTTGTCGCACTGTCACAAAG ATCACATGAGAGGGATTAAAGGTCCCAAACTGAAGCGAAGACTGCGCTCGAG CAGTCGAGTCAAACTGTACTGCTCGCCGGTGAGCAAAGAACTTCTGCTGAGCAGCCGCAAGCACCTCTTCTGGGAGCAGTACATT GTTCCCTTGGAGCTGGAGAGCCCCACTCAGATTTCGCTGGTGGACGAGGCGTCAGGAGAG AGCGAGGAGCTGGTGGTGACGCTGCTCCCTGCCGGACACTGTCCCGGATCCGTCAT GTTCCTGTTTGAAGGCCGCCGTGGAAACGTGTTGTACACGGGAGACTTCAGGCTGGCCCTGGGAGACGTCGCCAGGATGGAACATCTGCATTCGGGCGGCAGGGTGAAGGACATCCAGAGCGTGTACGTGGACTCCACCTTCTTTGACCCGCGCTTCTACCAGATTCCTTCCCGG GAGACGTGCGTGAGCGCTATCGTGCGTCTGGTGGGCGACTGGATCGCCCGCAGCGCCCTGCACGTGGTTTGGCTAAACTGCAAGGCGGCCTACGGCTACGAGTACTTGTTCACCAGGCTGGGCCAGGAGTTCAACACGCGG GTGCACGTGGACAACCTTCTGATGTTCCGGAGGATGCCGGAGATCCTGAGCTACGTGACCTGCGAGCGCCGGACGCAGATTCACGCCTGCCGACACCGGAAG AGTCAACAGTACGTCCACGGCAACCGGCTGCCGTGCGCCTGCGGCACTGGCGCCGACCTGCGTGTGCTCAGCATCAAGCCGTCCACCATGTGGTtcggggagaggacgcacgcCAGCGACGTGGTCATCAA GTCGGGGAACGACGCCTTCCGAGCCTGCTTCAGCTTCCACTCGTCCTACTGCGAG GTCAAAGACTTTCTGTCCTACCTGCAGCCCGTGCAGGTCTTCCCCAACGTGGTCCCCATGGGGAGCACCCTCGCCGAGGTCACACGCAT GCTCCGGATGACGTGCAGGAAGCGGCCGCGGGATGACTTGGCTTACAAACCGCTGGGCCTGCTcaaacgccgccgccgcctcgccACACTGACAACGGCGCCGCCTGATG CAGATCCAGACAGCGACGACGACCTCTTTGATGGCCTGGCGGCGGCTTTGCCGAAGAAGCTGCCACGGACGAGTCGGCATCACCCCGACG CGCCCCGGGCCGCGCCCCAGGCCACGCCCCACACCGCGCCCCACGCCACCCCCGAGGAAAACTCACTGTGGCTCGTCGCACGCGACCGCAGCGACATCAACAACTTCATGGACTGCACCGAGTccaacgacgatgacgacagCGAGGAGGACGAGCAAAGCGACCGAGACCAGACTAAATGGCTGGGTCAAAGGGGAAGCCCCTGCGGCGAGCCGCCCAAATGGGAGGACTTCTTCACCGTGGACAGCCAGAACAACCTCAACGGCCAACGGCAGGCCCGTCGCCCCTTTAGCCCCGCACTCTCCGGGCCGTCGAGCGAGCGggaagacgacgacgacgacgtcGCCgacttctctctctcgctgtcCGCCTCCGATCATTCTTGGCAGAAGCGCGACGCTTCGGAAGCGGACGAGCCGCCTCCCTCCTCGCAGTCCTCGTCCGATTTTGACGTGGCATGCACGCCCGACTCCAAAAGGCCCACGCCCGAGCAGCTGGCGCGCCTCTACAGGAAGTTGGCCGACGGAGACGACCTTTCTTGTCCTGACTGA
- the dclre1c gene encoding protein artemis isoform X3, giving the protein MSSFAGRMKEYPNISLDCFDRDNLHARAYFLSHCHKDHMRGIKGPKLKRRLRSSRVKLYCSPVSKELLLSSRKHLFWEQYIVPLELESPTQISLVDEASGESEELVVTLLPAGHCPGSVMFLFEGRRGNVLYTGDFRLALGDVARMEHLHSGGRVKDIQSVYVDSTFFDPRFYQIPSRETCVSAIVRLVGDWIARSALHVVWLNCKAAYGYEYLFTRLGQEFNTRVHVDNLLMFRRMPEILSYVTCERRTQIHACRHRKSQQYVHGNRLPCACGTGADLRVLSIKPSTMWFGERTHASDVVIKSGNDAFRACFSFHSSYCEVKDFLSYLQPVQVFPNVVPMGSTLAEVTRMLRMTCRKRPRDDLAYKPLGLLKRRRRLATLTTAPPDADPDSDDDLFDGLAAALPKKLPRTSRHHPDEHRAPRAAPQATPHTAPHATPEENSLWLVARDRSDINNFMDCTESNDDDDSEEDEQSDRDQTKWLGQRGSPCGEPPKWEDFFTVDSQNNLNGQRQARRPFSPALSGPSSEREDDDDDVADFSLSLSASDHSWQKRDASEADEPPPSSQSSSDFDVACTPDSKRPTPEQLARLYRKLADGDDLSCPD; this is encoded by the exons ATGAGCTCGTTTGCCGGTCGAATGAAGGAATATCCGAACATTTCTCTGGATTGCTTCGACCGTGACAATTTGCACGCACGGGCCTACTTCTTGTCGCACTGTCACAAAG ATCACATGAGAGGGATTAAAGGTCCCAAACTGAAGCGAAGACTGCGCTCGAG TCGAGTCAAACTGTACTGCTCGCCGGTGAGCAAAGAACTTCTGCTGAGCAGCCGCAAGCACCTCTTCTGGGAGCAGTACATT GTTCCCTTGGAGCTGGAGAGCCCCACTCAGATTTCGCTGGTGGACGAGGCGTCAGGAGAG AGCGAGGAGCTGGTGGTGACGCTGCTCCCTGCCGGACACTGTCCCGGATCCGTCAT GTTCCTGTTTGAAGGCCGCCGTGGAAACGTGTTGTACACGGGAGACTTCAGGCTGGCCCTGGGAGACGTCGCCAGGATGGAACATCTGCATTCGGGCGGCAGGGTGAAGGACATCCAGAGCGTGTACGTGGACTCCACCTTCTTTGACCCGCGCTTCTACCAGATTCCTTCCCGG GAGACGTGCGTGAGCGCTATCGTGCGTCTGGTGGGCGACTGGATCGCCCGCAGCGCCCTGCACGTGGTTTGGCTAAACTGCAAGGCGGCCTACGGCTACGAGTACTTGTTCACCAGGCTGGGCCAGGAGTTCAACACGCGG GTGCACGTGGACAACCTTCTGATGTTCCGGAGGATGCCGGAGATCCTGAGCTACGTGACCTGCGAGCGCCGGACGCAGATTCACGCCTGCCGACACCGGAAG AGTCAACAGTACGTCCACGGCAACCGGCTGCCGTGCGCCTGCGGCACTGGCGCCGACCTGCGTGTGCTCAGCATCAAGCCGTCCACCATGTGGTtcggggagaggacgcacgcCAGCGACGTGGTCATCAA GTCGGGGAACGACGCCTTCCGAGCCTGCTTCAGCTTCCACTCGTCCTACTGCGAG GTCAAAGACTTTCTGTCCTACCTGCAGCCCGTGCAGGTCTTCCCCAACGTGGTCCCCATGGGGAGCACCCTCGCCGAGGTCACACGCAT GCTCCGGATGACGTGCAGGAAGCGGCCGCGGGATGACTTGGCTTACAAACCGCTGGGCCTGCTcaaacgccgccgccgcctcgccACACTGACAACGGCGCCGCCTGATG CAGATCCAGACAGCGACGACGACCTCTTTGATGGCCTGGCGGCGGCTTTGCCGAAGAAGCTGCCACGGACGAGTCGGCATCACCCCGACG AGCACAGAGCGCCCCGGGCCGCGCCCCAGGCCACGCCCCACACCGCGCCCCACGCCACCCCCGAGGAAAACTCACTGTGGCTCGTCGCACGCGACCGCAGCGACATCAACAACTTCATGGACTGCACCGAGTccaacgacgatgacgacagCGAGGAGGACGAGCAAAGCGACCGAGACCAGACTAAATGGCTGGGTCAAAGGGGAAGCCCCTGCGGCGAGCCGCCCAAATGGGAGGACTTCTTCACCGTGGACAGCCAGAACAACCTCAACGGCCAACGGCAGGCCCGTCGCCCCTTTAGCCCCGCACTCTCCGGGCCGTCGAGCGAGCGggaagacgacgacgacgacgtcGCCgacttctctctctcgctgtcCGCCTCCGATCATTCTTGGCAGAAGCGCGACGCTTCGGAAGCGGACGAGCCGCCTCCCTCCTCGCAGTCCTCGTCCGATTTTGACGTGGCATGCACGCCCGACTCCAAAAGGCCCACGCCCGAGCAGCTGGCGCGCCTCTACAGGAAGTTGGCCGACGGAGACGACCTTTCTTGTCCTGACTGA
- the dclre1c gene encoding protein artemis isoform X2, translating into MSSFAGRMKEYPNISLDCFDRDNLHARAYFLSHCHKDHMRGIKGPKLKRRLRSSSRVKLYCSPVSKELLLSSRKHLFWEQYIVPLELESPTQISLVDEASGESEELVVTLLPAGHCPGSVMFLFEGRRGNVLYTGDFRLALGDVARMEHLHSGGRVKDIQSVYVDSTFFDPRFYQIPSRETCVSAIVRLVGDWIARSALHVVWLNCKAAYGYEYLFTRLGQEFNTRVHVDNLLMFRRMPEILSYVTCERRTQIHACRHRKSQQYVHGNRLPCACGTGADLRVLSIKPSTMWFGERTHASDVVIKSGNDAFRACFSFHSSYCEVKDFLSYLQPVQVFPNVVPMGSTLAEVTRMLRMTCRKRPRDDLAYKPLGLLKRRRRLATLTTAPPDDPDSDDDLFDGLAAALPKKLPRTSRHHPDEHRAPRAAPQATPHTAPHATPEENSLWLVARDRSDINNFMDCTESNDDDDSEEDEQSDRDQTKWLGQRGSPCGEPPKWEDFFTVDSQNNLNGQRQARRPFSPALSGPSSEREDDDDDVADFSLSLSASDHSWQKRDASEADEPPPSSQSSSDFDVACTPDSKRPTPEQLARLYRKLADGDDLSCPD; encoded by the exons ATGAGCTCGTTTGCCGGTCGAATGAAGGAATATCCGAACATTTCTCTGGATTGCTTCGACCGTGACAATTTGCACGCACGGGCCTACTTCTTGTCGCACTGTCACAAAG ATCACATGAGAGGGATTAAAGGTCCCAAACTGAAGCGAAGACTGCGCTCGAG CAGTCGAGTCAAACTGTACTGCTCGCCGGTGAGCAAAGAACTTCTGCTGAGCAGCCGCAAGCACCTCTTCTGGGAGCAGTACATT GTTCCCTTGGAGCTGGAGAGCCCCACTCAGATTTCGCTGGTGGACGAGGCGTCAGGAGAG AGCGAGGAGCTGGTGGTGACGCTGCTCCCTGCCGGACACTGTCCCGGATCCGTCAT GTTCCTGTTTGAAGGCCGCCGTGGAAACGTGTTGTACACGGGAGACTTCAGGCTGGCCCTGGGAGACGTCGCCAGGATGGAACATCTGCATTCGGGCGGCAGGGTGAAGGACATCCAGAGCGTGTACGTGGACTCCACCTTCTTTGACCCGCGCTTCTACCAGATTCCTTCCCGG GAGACGTGCGTGAGCGCTATCGTGCGTCTGGTGGGCGACTGGATCGCCCGCAGCGCCCTGCACGTGGTTTGGCTAAACTGCAAGGCGGCCTACGGCTACGAGTACTTGTTCACCAGGCTGGGCCAGGAGTTCAACACGCGG GTGCACGTGGACAACCTTCTGATGTTCCGGAGGATGCCGGAGATCCTGAGCTACGTGACCTGCGAGCGCCGGACGCAGATTCACGCCTGCCGACACCGGAAG AGTCAACAGTACGTCCACGGCAACCGGCTGCCGTGCGCCTGCGGCACTGGCGCCGACCTGCGTGTGCTCAGCATCAAGCCGTCCACCATGTGGTtcggggagaggacgcacgcCAGCGACGTGGTCATCAA GTCGGGGAACGACGCCTTCCGAGCCTGCTTCAGCTTCCACTCGTCCTACTGCGAG GTCAAAGACTTTCTGTCCTACCTGCAGCCCGTGCAGGTCTTCCCCAACGTGGTCCCCATGGGGAGCACCCTCGCCGAGGTCACACGCAT GCTCCGGATGACGTGCAGGAAGCGGCCGCGGGATGACTTGGCTTACAAACCGCTGGGCCTGCTcaaacgccgccgccgcctcgccACACTGACAACGGCGCCGCCTGATG ATCCAGACAGCGACGACGACCTCTTTGATGGCCTGGCGGCGGCTTTGCCGAAGAAGCTGCCACGGACGAGTCGGCATCACCCCGACG AGCACAGAGCGCCCCGGGCCGCGCCCCAGGCCACGCCCCACACCGCGCCCCACGCCACCCCCGAGGAAAACTCACTGTGGCTCGTCGCACGCGACCGCAGCGACATCAACAACTTCATGGACTGCACCGAGTccaacgacgatgacgacagCGAGGAGGACGAGCAAAGCGACCGAGACCAGACTAAATGGCTGGGTCAAAGGGGAAGCCCCTGCGGCGAGCCGCCCAAATGGGAGGACTTCTTCACCGTGGACAGCCAGAACAACCTCAACGGCCAACGGCAGGCCCGTCGCCCCTTTAGCCCCGCACTCTCCGGGCCGTCGAGCGAGCGggaagacgacgacgacgacgtcGCCgacttctctctctcgctgtcCGCCTCCGATCATTCTTGGCAGAAGCGCGACGCTTCGGAAGCGGACGAGCCGCCTCCCTCCTCGCAGTCCTCGTCCGATTTTGACGTGGCATGCACGCCCGACTCCAAAAGGCCCACGCCCGAGCAGCTGGCGCGCCTCTACAGGAAGTTGGCCGACGGAGACGACCTTTCTTGTCCTGACTGA